In Nocardioides sp. zg-1228, a single window of DNA contains:
- a CDS encoding aminotransferase class V-fold PLP-dependent enzyme, translating to MSDPMQRLAALQARDLPVHGGRTLAYVYDSGEPEVDRVARQAVAAYAASNALDPTAFPSLLQMENELVGFACGLLDAPESAVGTVTSGGTESILLAVQGARDSRPDVVRPRMVVPTTAHAAFHKAAHYFGVEAVLVPAGPGHRADARAMAEAIGDDTVLVVASAPSYAHGVVDPVTEIAAAAAARGVRCHVDACIGGWVLPYAARLGRAVAPWTFAVDGVTSISVDTHKYAYAPKGTSLLLHRDAPLRRPQYFASAAWPGYTMLNATTQSTRSGGPVAGTWAVVQHLGDEGYLALADRALSAVDAIVASIEAQPALRLVADPDSTLVALATDDSCDPFTLTDELVSRGWYVQPQLSHGDDDASIHLSVSAGTLAHVADFAGALSASVAAAREAGPVTVDAGVVAFIEALDPSSLGDDDFDGLLAASGLVGGSAAGELELPVRMAEVNAMLDVASPSMREALLVAFLDRLQRPVRGVGG from the coding sequence GTGAGTGACCCGATGCAGAGGCTCGCGGCCCTCCAGGCCCGCGACCTGCCCGTCCACGGCGGCCGCACGCTGGCCTACGTCTACGACTCGGGCGAGCCCGAGGTAGATCGGGTCGCCCGGCAGGCGGTGGCCGCCTACGCCGCGTCCAACGCGCTCGACCCCACGGCGTTCCCCTCCCTGCTCCAGATGGAGAACGAGCTGGTCGGCTTCGCGTGCGGCCTGCTCGACGCACCGGAGTCGGCGGTCGGGACGGTGACCTCGGGCGGCACCGAGTCGATCCTGCTGGCCGTCCAGGGAGCCCGCGACAGCCGCCCCGACGTGGTCCGGCCGCGGATGGTGGTGCCCACCACCGCGCACGCGGCGTTCCACAAGGCCGCGCACTACTTCGGGGTGGAGGCCGTGCTCGTGCCGGCCGGTCCCGGCCACCGGGCCGACGCGCGGGCGATGGCCGAGGCGATCGGCGACGACACGGTGCTCGTCGTGGCCAGCGCGCCGTCGTACGCCCACGGGGTCGTCGACCCGGTCACCGAGATCGCCGCCGCCGCAGCCGCCCGCGGCGTCCGCTGCCACGTCGACGCGTGCATCGGCGGTTGGGTGCTCCCGTACGCCGCCCGGCTCGGCCGCGCGGTCGCGCCGTGGACCTTCGCTGTCGACGGCGTCACGTCGATCTCGGTGGACACCCACAAGTACGCCTATGCCCCCAAGGGCACCTCGCTCCTGCTGCACCGCGACGCGCCGTTGCGCCGGCCGCAGTACTTCGCCTCGGCCGCGTGGCCGGGCTACACGATGCTCAACGCCACGACGCAGTCGACGCGCTCGGGCGGGCCCGTGGCCGGCACCTGGGCGGTGGTGCAGCACCTCGGGGACGAGGGCTACCTCGCCCTCGCCGACCGCGCGCTGTCGGCCGTCGACGCGATCGTCGCGAGCATCGAGGCGCAGCCCGCGCTGCGGCTCGTGGCAGACCCCGACTCGACGCTGGTCGCCCTGGCCACCGACGACTCCTGCGACCCGTTCACCCTGACCGACGAGCTCGTCTCGCGGGGCTGGTACGTCCAGCCGCAGCTCTCCCACGGCGACGACGATGCGAGCATCCACCTGTCGGTGAGCGCCGGCACGCTCGCGCACGTGGCCGACTTCGCCGGCGCGCTGTCGGCGTCGGTCGCGGCGGCCCGCGAGGCCGGGCCGGTCACGGTCGACGCCGGGGTGGTGGCGTTCATCGAGGCGCTCGACCCCTCCTCCCTGGGCGACGACGACTTCGACGGCCTCCTCGCCGCGTCCGGGCTGGTGGGTGGGTCGGCGGCCGGGGAGCTCGAGCTGCCCGTCCGGATGGCCGAGGTCAACGCGATGCTCGACGTCGCCTCCCCGTCGATGCGCGAGGCGCTGCTGGTGGCGTTCCTCGACCGGCTCCAGCGCCCGGTGCGCGGGGTGGGCGGATGA
- a CDS encoding metallophosphoesterase has product MTPTQRRLLVGVTLAALSLALGLAVAVSLFLTSSRTVVLVGHDTVVRPTLTPDAVVQTGPLLPDLRFRDVGPLGVTLALGKTEVGSIEELVERYALIAADPTAPIDKVQDVVVDMAVSAALRGLAVGLLPGVVFLLLGQRRRGELVRGLRTRQGVLALVLVLALVLLLWQPWEREEQTQEDGADWQTLAELVGPDVRLPAEVRDIEVRAGPVATQSKRLVLSAVDTYDKSKEFYSTAAEAAAGLVEEGLRTPGDDETVALLVSDRHDNIGMDRVARAIGEAAGASVVLDAGDDTSTGQPWEAFSLDSLDGTFEDWERFGVAGNHDHGDFVGAYLADLGWTMLDGEVVDAPWGGTLLGVDDPRSSGLGSWRDESGLSFAEVGVRLADEACAAAEDGERVSTVLVHDANLGREALARGCVDLVLGGHTHVQSGPDAVEGEDGATGYTWTNGTTGGAAYAIALGSKPRRDAEVSLVTYAEGRPIGLQWVRLRTDGTWQVGEWAPITPAAAVTPDP; this is encoded by the coding sequence ATGACCCCCACCCAGCGCCGGCTGCTGGTCGGCGTCACGCTGGCCGCGCTGAGCCTGGCGCTGGGGCTCGCGGTCGCGGTCTCGCTGTTCCTCACCAGCAGCCGCACGGTGGTGCTCGTCGGTCACGACACCGTCGTACGCCCCACGCTCACCCCCGACGCGGTGGTGCAGACCGGGCCGCTGCTGCCCGACCTCCGCTTCCGCGACGTCGGCCCGCTCGGTGTCACGCTCGCGCTCGGCAAGACCGAGGTCGGCTCGATCGAGGAGCTGGTCGAGCGCTACGCGCTGATCGCGGCCGACCCCACCGCACCGATCGACAAGGTCCAGGACGTCGTCGTCGACATGGCCGTCTCCGCGGCGCTGCGCGGGCTGGCGGTCGGCCTGTTGCCCGGCGTCGTCTTCCTGCTGCTGGGTCAGCGACGTCGCGGGGAGCTGGTGCGCGGGCTCCGCACCAGGCAGGGCGTGCTCGCACTCGTCCTGGTGCTCGCCCTGGTGCTGCTGCTGTGGCAGCCGTGGGAGCGCGAGGAGCAGACCCAGGAGGACGGCGCCGACTGGCAGACGCTGGCCGAGCTCGTCGGCCCGGACGTGCGGCTGCCGGCGGAGGTCCGCGACATCGAGGTGCGCGCCGGCCCGGTCGCCACCCAGAGCAAGCGGCTGGTGCTCAGCGCGGTGGACACCTACGACAAGAGCAAGGAGTTCTACTCCACGGCCGCCGAGGCGGCGGCGGGCCTCGTCGAGGAGGGCCTGCGCACGCCCGGGGACGACGAGACGGTCGCGCTGCTGGTCAGCGACCGCCACGACAACATCGGCATGGACCGGGTCGCGCGCGCCATCGGTGAGGCGGCCGGCGCGAGCGTCGTGCTCGACGCCGGCGACGACACCTCGACCGGGCAGCCGTGGGAGGCGTTCAGCCTCGACTCCCTCGACGGGACGTTCGAGGACTGGGAGCGCTTCGGCGTCGCGGGCAACCACGACCACGGCGACTTCGTCGGCGCCTACCTCGCCGACCTGGGCTGGACCATGCTCGACGGCGAGGTCGTCGACGCCCCCTGGGGCGGGACCCTGCTCGGCGTCGACGACCCACGCAGCAGCGGCCTGGGCAGCTGGCGCGACGAGTCCGGGCTGAGCTTCGCCGAGGTGGGCGTCCGGCTCGCCGACGAGGCCTGCGCCGCCGCCGAGGACGGCGAGCGGGTCAGCACCGTGCTGGTCCACGACGCCAACCTCGGTCGCGAGGCGCTCGCCCGGGGCTGCGTCGACCTGGTGCTCGGCGGGCACACGCACGTGCAGTCCGGCCCGGACGCCGTGGAGGGCGAGGACGGTGCCACCGGCTACACCTGGACCAACGGCACGACGGGAGGCGCGGCGTACGCCATCGCGCTGGGCAGCAAGCCGCGCCGCGACGCCGAGGTCAGCCTGGTCACCTACGCGGAGGGGCGCCCGATCGGGCTGCAGTGGGTGCGGCTGCGCACCGACGGCACCTGGCAGGTCGGCGAGTGGGCGCCGATCACTCCGGCCGCCGCGGTCACACCTGACCCGTGA
- the pdxY gene encoding pyridoxal kinase PdxY produces MRVLSIQSHVAYGHVGNSAAVFPLQRLGHEVWPVLTVNFSNHTGYGSWRGPMIPAQDVADVIAGIEERGAFETCDAILSGYQGSPEIADVIVDAVARVKAANPAATYTCDPVMGNATSGCFVNPAIPPKYRSTVIPVADVLTPNQFELGFITGRDALSGPSSLDDILSAVEEVRGLGPETVLVTSVHRDGAPDDVIEMIAVTGEGAWLVTTPRLPMKANGSGDITAALFTAHLRTTGSPADALARTASSVFAILRQTLDSGDRELRLIDAQDAIADPACEFEVEQLR; encoded by the coding sequence GTGCGCGTCCTCTCGATCCAGTCCCACGTCGCCTACGGCCACGTCGGCAACTCTGCGGCCGTCTTCCCCCTGCAGCGCCTCGGGCACGAGGTGTGGCCGGTGCTGACGGTCAACTTCTCCAACCACACCGGGTACGGCTCGTGGCGGGGGCCGATGATCCCGGCCCAGGACGTCGCCGACGTGATCGCCGGCATCGAGGAGAGGGGCGCGTTCGAGACCTGCGACGCGATCCTGTCCGGCTACCAAGGCTCACCGGAGATCGCCGACGTCATCGTCGACGCCGTGGCCCGGGTCAAGGCCGCCAACCCCGCCGCGACCTACACCTGCGACCCGGTCATGGGCAACGCCACCTCCGGGTGCTTCGTCAACCCGGCGATCCCGCCCAAGTACCGCTCCACCGTCATCCCGGTGGCCGACGTGCTGACGCCCAACCAGTTCGAGCTCGGCTTCATCACCGGGCGCGACGCGCTGAGCGGGCCGTCCTCGCTCGACGACATCCTGTCCGCCGTCGAGGAGGTCCGGGGCCTCGGGCCCGAGACCGTCCTGGTCACCTCGGTCCATCGCGACGGTGCGCCGGACGACGTGATCGAGATGATCGCCGTGACCGGCGAGGGCGCCTGGCTCGTCACCACGCCGCGGCTGCCGATGAAGGCCAACGGGTCGGGCGACATCACCGCGGCGCTCTTCACCGCGCACCTGCGCACCACCGGCTCGCCCGCCGACGCGCTGGCGCGCACGGCCTCCTCGGTCTTCGCGATCCTCCGGCAGACCCTCGACTCCGGCGACCGCGAGCTGCGGCTCATCGACGCCCAGGACGCCATCGCCGACCCGGCCTGCGAGTTCGAGGTCGAGCAGCTCCGCTGA
- a CDS encoding MFS transporter: MSDPAGATALSRAVRIGYGSGSVATGAFGTVPGLMLLPYLTDELGIAAIWAGVIVFLPKAWDVVLNPVAGRISDRTVDPDGPRRPWLLRAGLMLAGAFALIFAAPDLDGRWLEAGWVLLFFVLAASAYAFFQVPYVAMPAEITSSYDERTRLMTWRVAILALTIMLAGASAPVIRDAVGGRDGYRVMGVVMSVVILAGVLGAWWGTRRAPIGAVVAGGGSLGEQLRIVARARDFRVLLTTFVLQALATGCMLAGVAYVAEDLLGRSGAATILFVCFVGPALLLTPLWAHWGERVGKKQGYAAASVVLATGATLAVLSRGGNDLWTFVATGLVGVGYAGCQVFPMAMLPDVAAVDAARTGENRAGVYTGVWTAGETLGLALGTAVFALMLALGGYLSSEGRDLSQPDSALTAIALGFSLVPAALTLASLHWLRQYDLEPADVAAAQGAPGSAA, translated from the coding sequence ATGAGTGACCCGGCCGGCGCCACCGCACTGTCGCGCGCCGTCCGCATCGGCTACGGCAGCGGCTCGGTCGCGACCGGCGCCTTCGGCACGGTCCCCGGGCTGATGCTCCTGCCCTACCTCACCGACGAGCTCGGCATCGCGGCGATCTGGGCCGGCGTGATCGTGTTCCTGCCCAAGGCCTGGGACGTGGTGCTCAACCCGGTCGCCGGCCGGATCAGCGACCGCACGGTCGATCCCGACGGTCCCCGGCGGCCCTGGCTGCTGCGCGCCGGGCTGATGCTGGCGGGGGCGTTCGCGCTGATCTTCGCGGCTCCCGACCTGGACGGGAGGTGGCTCGAGGCGGGCTGGGTGCTGCTGTTCTTCGTGCTCGCGGCGTCGGCCTACGCGTTCTTCCAGGTGCCCTACGTCGCGATGCCGGCGGAGATCACCTCGTCCTACGACGAGCGCACCCGGCTGATGACCTGGCGCGTGGCCATCCTGGCCCTGACGATCATGCTCGCCGGGGCGAGCGCACCGGTGATCCGCGACGCGGTCGGCGGCCGCGACGGCTACCGGGTGATGGGCGTGGTCATGTCGGTGGTCATCCTGGCCGGCGTCCTCGGGGCGTGGTGGGGCACCCGCCGGGCGCCGATCGGCGCCGTCGTCGCCGGGGGCGGGTCGCTGGGCGAGCAGCTGCGGATCGTGGCGCGCGCCCGCGACTTCCGGGTGCTGCTGACGACGTTCGTGCTGCAGGCGCTGGCGACGGGCTGCATGCTGGCGGGCGTCGCCTACGTCGCCGAGGACCTGCTCGGCCGCAGCGGCGCGGCCACGATCCTCTTCGTCTGCTTCGTCGGCCCGGCGCTGCTGCTGACCCCGCTGTGGGCGCACTGGGGCGAGCGGGTGGGCAAGAAGCAGGGCTACGCCGCCGCATCGGTGGTGCTCGCGACGGGTGCCACGCTGGCGGTGCTGTCGCGTGGCGGCAACGACCTCTGGACGTTCGTGGCGACCGGGCTGGTCGGGGTGGGATACGCGGGCTGCCAGGTCTTCCCGATGGCGATGCTGCCCGACGTCGCGGCCGTGGACGCGGCCCGCACCGGCGAGAACCGTGCCGGCGTCTACACCGGCGTCTGGACGGCCGGCGAGACGCTGGGGCTCGCGCTCGGGACGGCTGTCTTCGCCCTGATGCTCGCGCTCGGCGGCTACCTCTCGAGCGAGGGCCGCGACCTCAGCCAGCCCGACTCGGCCCTGACCGCCATCGCGCTGGGGTTCTCGCTCGTGCCGGCGGCGCTGACTCTCGCCAGCCTGCACTGGCTGCGGCAGTACGACCTCGAGCCCGCCGACGTGGCGGCCGCCCAAGGAGCCCCCGGGAGTGCTGCGTGA
- a CDS encoding class III extradiol ring-cleavage dioxygenase translates to MTTPMPALYIGHGAPPLLDDPTWSSQLAAWAGDLPRPTAILIVSAHWESAPVSLSASGAPLVYDFGGFAPKYYRMTYETPDATALAQRVAAMMPSGEPVHQHTSRGLDHGAWVPLRIMYPEADIPVLQMSLPTDDPQRLMALGERLRPLREEGVLIIGSGFLTHGLPFLEEFRIDAPAPGWSVDFDLWAADALTRGDVDTLSDYRAKAPGMPYAHPTVEHYTPLFVTLGAATTADRPGIQVIDGYWMGLSKRSLQVA, encoded by the coding sequence ATGACCACTCCCATGCCTGCCCTGTACATCGGCCACGGTGCGCCGCCCCTGCTCGACGACCCGACCTGGTCGAGCCAGCTCGCGGCGTGGGCGGGCGACCTCCCCCGTCCCACCGCGATCCTGATCGTCAGCGCCCACTGGGAGTCCGCGCCGGTCAGCCTCAGCGCCAGCGGCGCGCCGCTGGTCTACGACTTCGGTGGCTTCGCGCCGAAGTACTACCGGATGACCTACGAGACGCCCGACGCCACGGCGCTGGCCCAGCGCGTCGCGGCGATGATGCCGAGCGGCGAGCCCGTGCACCAGCACACCTCGCGCGGACTCGACCACGGCGCCTGGGTGCCCCTGAGGATCATGTACCCCGAGGCCGACATCCCGGTGCTGCAGATGTCGCTGCCGACCGACGACCCCCAGCGCCTGATGGCGCTCGGCGAGCGACTGCGCCCGCTGCGCGAGGAGGGCGTGCTGATCATCGGCTCCGGCTTCCTCACCCACGGCCTGCCGTTCCTCGAGGAGTTCCGCATCGACGCGCCGGCCCCGGGCTGGTCGGTGGACTTCGACCTCTGGGCCGCCGACGCCTTGACGCGCGGCGACGTCGACACCCTGTCGGACTACCGGGCCAAGGCCCCGGGCATGCCCTACGCCCACCCCACCGTCGAGCACTACACACCCCTGTTCGTGACGCTGGGCGCGGCGACGACGGCCGACCGGCCCGGCATCCAGGTCATCGACGGCTACTGGATGGGCCTGTCCAAGCGGTCGCTCCAGGTCGCCTGA
- a CDS encoding uracil-DNA glycosylase, translating into MSALAGLVEKGLVAPDWAEALAPVDDRIAAMGRFLREEVAAGRGYQPAGDLVLRAFQRPLADVRVLVVGQDPYPNPAHPIGLSFAVERHVWPLPPSLVNIYVELRDDLGIVPPRHGDLSAWADQGVMLLNRTLTVRPGDSNSHRGKGWEPITERAITALAERGGPCAAILWGRHAQSLRPLLGEVPCVESPHPSPLSARRGFFGSKPFSTVNRLLEQQGAEPVDWRLPEYS; encoded by the coding sequence ATGAGCGCGCTCGCGGGGCTGGTCGAGAAGGGGCTGGTGGCGCCCGACTGGGCGGAGGCGTTGGCCCCGGTCGATGACCGGATCGCGGCGATGGGTCGGTTCCTGCGCGAGGAGGTGGCCGCCGGGCGCGGCTACCAGCCGGCGGGCGATCTGGTCCTCCGTGCGTTCCAGCGCCCGCTCGCCGACGTCCGCGTCCTGGTGGTGGGGCAGGACCCCTACCCCAACCCCGCGCACCCGATCGGGCTGAGCTTCGCCGTCGAGCGGCACGTGTGGCCGCTGCCGCCCAGCCTGGTCAACATCTACGTCGAGCTGCGCGACGACCTCGGGATCGTGCCCCCGCGTCACGGCGACCTGTCGGCGTGGGCCGACCAGGGCGTCATGCTGCTCAACCGCACGCTCACCGTGCGGCCGGGCGACTCCAACAGCCACCGGGGCAAGGGCTGGGAGCCGATCACCGAGCGGGCGATCACCGCCCTCGCCGAACGCGGCGGTCCGTGCGCGGCGATCCTGTGGGGACGGCACGCCCAGTCGCTGCGTCCGCTCCTCGGCGAGGTGCCGTGCGTGGAGTCGCCCCACCCCTCACCGCTCAGCGCGCGGCGCGGCTTCTTCGGCTCGAAGCCCTTCAGCACCGTCAACCGACTGCTCGAGCAGCAGGGGGCGGAGCCGGTCGACTGGCGGCTTCCGGAATATAGTTGA
- the rlmB gene encoding 23S rRNA (guanosine(2251)-2'-O)-methyltransferase RlmB, translating to MAGNSQRKGAIKKTGKGNPTAGSGGRVRRGLEGRGPTPKAKDRPYHQAHKAAKRAERDKGTRPKRRTSSEAEWAAGRNSVVELLQAGVPVAAVYVAEGAERDGRMREAFKLAAEQGLNLLEVTRNEMDRMTGGAVHQGLAARLPAYEYAHADDLLERAAEAKEPALVVALDSVTDPRNLGAVIRSAAGFGAHGVLIPERRAAGMTASAWKTSAGAAARLPVAQTVNLTRQLKAYQDAGCMVVGLAADGDISLPELVAPGGLAEGPLVVVVGSEGKGLGRLVAETCDQIVSIPMSGQLESLNAGVAASVALYAISQARAER from the coding sequence GTGGCTGGCAACTCGCAGCGCAAGGGCGCCATCAAGAAGACCGGCAAGGGCAACCCCACTGCGGGGTCCGGCGGTCGCGTGCGGCGCGGCCTCGAGGGCCGCGGACCCACGCCCAAGGCCAAGGACCGGCCCTACCACCAGGCGCACAAGGCGGCCAAGCGCGCCGAGCGCGACAAGGGCACCCGCCCCAAGCGGCGCACCAGCTCCGAGGCCGAGTGGGCCGCCGGGCGCAACTCCGTCGTCGAGCTGCTGCAGGCAGGCGTGCCGGTCGCGGCCGTCTACGTCGCCGAGGGCGCCGAGCGCGACGGCCGGATGCGCGAGGCGTTCAAGCTCGCCGCCGAGCAGGGGCTCAACCTGCTCGAGGTCACCCGCAACGAGATGGACCGGATGACCGGCGGTGCCGTCCACCAGGGACTCGCGGCGCGGCTCCCGGCCTACGAGTACGCCCACGCCGACGACCTGCTCGAGCGTGCCGCGGAGGCCAAGGAGCCGGCGCTCGTCGTCGCCCTCGACTCCGTCACCGACCCCCGCAACCTCGGTGCGGTGATCCGCTCGGCGGCCGGGTTCGGCGCGCACGGCGTGCTGATCCCCGAGCGCCGTGCCGCGGGGATGACCGCCTCGGCGTGGAAGACCAGCGCCGGTGCCGCGGCCCGGCTGCCGGTCGCGCAGACGGTCAACCTGACCCGCCAGCTCAAGGCCTACCAGGACGCCGGCTGCATGGTCGTCGGCCTGGCCGCCGACGGCGACATCTCGCTGCCCGAGCTGGTCGCCCCCGGCGGCCTCGCGGAGGGCCCGCTCGTGGTCGTCGTCGGCTCCGAGGGCAAGGGCCTGGGCCGGCTGGTCGCCGAGACGTGCGACCAGATCGTGTCGATCCCGATGTCCGGCCAGCTCGAGTCGCTCAACGCCGGGGTCGCCGCCTCGGTGGCGCTCTACGCGATCTCGCAGGCCCGCGCCGAGCGATGA
- a CDS encoding DUF4032 domain-containing protein, which produces MAMRIVANRPDPAILRLPWHRPLEEWPDDVVVPLPRGLSRHIVRIVRLGTRVYAVKETTGDIAFREYRMLRDLQRLGMPSVVPQGVVTGRATREREELPAALVTQHLRFSLPYRTLFGRGMDAEHVPTLIDAIVVLLVRLHLAGFYWGDVSLSNVLFRRDAGALAAYLVDAETGELHESVSDRLREYDITVGCENIFAELMDLSASGAVKRPIDGFAIVEHLRTRYEALWRELTDLEEFGGDEMWRIERRVERLNDLGFDVDELDIVTDLGGDTIRIQPKVVDLGHHTRELRDLTGMTVEDNQARRLLNDLASYTAHNDLGREDRHVVASRWMHEIFEPIMAMIPPDATGKLEPAEVFHEILEHRWYLSERTGREVDIFETARDYIDRFLTTKPDEAITGQV; this is translated from the coding sequence ATGGCCATGCGCATCGTCGCCAACCGGCCGGACCCGGCCATCCTCCGCCTGCCCTGGCACCGTCCCCTGGAGGAGTGGCCCGACGACGTGGTCGTGCCCCTCCCCCGCGGCCTGTCGCGCCACATCGTGCGCATCGTGCGGCTCGGCACCCGCGTCTACGCGGTCAAGGAGACCACCGGCGACATCGCCTTCCGCGAGTATCGGATGCTGCGCGACCTCCAGCGGCTCGGCATGCCGTCCGTGGTGCCTCAGGGCGTCGTCACGGGACGCGCGACGCGTGAGCGCGAGGAGCTGCCCGCCGCGCTGGTCACCCAGCACCTGCGCTTCTCCCTCCCCTACCGCACCCTCTTCGGCCGGGGCATGGACGCCGAGCACGTCCCGACGCTCATCGACGCGATCGTCGTCCTGCTGGTCCGCCTGCACCTTGCCGGCTTCTACTGGGGCGACGTGTCGCTGTCCAACGTGCTCTTCCGCCGCGACGCCGGCGCCCTCGCCGCCTACCTGGTCGACGCCGAGACCGGCGAGCTCCACGAGTCCGTCAGCGACCGGCTGCGGGAGTACGACATCACCGTGGGCTGCGAGAACATCTTCGCCGAGCTGATGGACCTGAGCGCGAGCGGCGCCGTGAAGCGACCCATCGACGGGTTCGCGATCGTCGAGCACCTGCGCACCCGCTACGAGGCGCTGTGGCGCGAGCTGACCGACCTCGAGGAGTTCGGCGGCGACGAGATGTGGCGCATCGAGCGCCGGGTCGAGCGGCTCAACGACCTCGGCTTCGACGTCGACGAGCTCGACATCGTCACCGACCTCGGCGGCGACACCATCCGCATCCAGCCCAAGGTCGTCGACCTCGGCCACCACACCCGCGAGCTGCGCGACCTGACCGGCATGACCGTGGAGGACAACCAGGCCCGCCGGCTCCTCAACGACCTGGCGTCCTACACCGCCCACAACGACCTCGGCCGCGAGGACCGCCACGTCGTGGCGAGCCGCTGGATGCACGAGATCTTCGAGCCGATCATGGCGATGATCCCGCCCGACGCCACCGGCAAGCTCGAGCCGGCGGAGGTCTTCCACGAGATCCTCGAGCACCGCTGGTACCTCTCCGAGCGCACCGGCCGGGAGGTCGACATCTTCGAGACCGCCCGCGACTACATCGACCGCTTCCTCACGACCAAGCCCGACGAGGCGATCACGGGTCAGGTGTGA
- a CDS encoding alpha/beta fold hydrolase, with protein sequence MDLIPKPDQVVAAAGNVAQTLLYGGLADLRPMPRTLIDDGELREVYHYRPAEDVPQTGDPVLLVTPLAAPALCYDLRRDCSLVEHLVTQGRPTYLVEYGQVSFRNRSLGVEHWVDEVLPAAIEAVHQHSGGRGVHLVGWSLGGIFTLLVAADRKDLPIASITIVGSPVDVTKVPLVAPVRPLLNLTQGRGLVTLAYRALGGVPTPLVNWAFTAVSAQKVLTKPLAVLTHLDDTDYLAQMEAVTRFTSTMTAYPGRTFGQLYHRFVKGNALATGRMPVGDREVDLADISVPTLVFAGNTDGIAPLPAVRAVVPLLTGSPEVRFEVVPGGHLGMLTGRAARATTWTAIDEWVSRWSRGPLPATAPPAPSARATTKPAPRSTSSAAAAKKAANKKAGTRTPATKAAAKKAAATKKATKKATKKATKKAAKKATKKAAGSAPAAGAIGSNPTRRYGSAGSRALGGR encoded by the coding sequence ATGGACCTCATCCCCAAGCCCGACCAGGTGGTCGCCGCGGCCGGAAATGTCGCGCAGACGCTGCTCTACGGCGGGCTGGCAGACCTGCGACCGATGCCGCGGACGCTGATCGACGACGGGGAGCTGCGCGAGGTCTACCACTACCGACCCGCCGAGGACGTCCCCCAGACCGGCGACCCCGTGCTCCTGGTGACCCCACTGGCCGCACCGGCGCTCTGCTACGACCTGCGCCGCGACTGCTCGCTGGTGGAGCACCTGGTCACGCAGGGGCGCCCGACCTACCTCGTGGAGTACGGGCAGGTCTCGTTCCGCAACCGGTCCCTCGGCGTGGAGCACTGGGTCGACGAGGTGCTGCCGGCCGCGATCGAGGCCGTCCACCAGCACTCCGGCGGCCGCGGCGTGCACCTCGTCGGATGGAGCCTCGGCGGCATCTTCACCCTCCTCGTCGCGGCCGACCGGAAGGACCTGCCGATCGCCTCGATCACGATCGTGGGCTCCCCGGTCGACGTGACCAAGGTGCCGCTCGTGGCGCCGGTGCGCCCGCTGCTCAACCTGACGCAGGGCAGGGGGCTCGTCACCCTGGCCTACCGGGCGCTCGGCGGCGTGCCGACCCCGCTCGTCAACTGGGCGTTCACCGCCGTCTCGGCGCAGAAGGTCCTCACCAAGCCGCTGGCGGTGCTGACGCACCTCGACGACACCGACTACCTCGCCCAGATGGAGGCGGTCACGCGATTCACGTCCACCATGACCGCCTACCCCGGCCGGACCTTCGGCCAGCTCTACCACCGCTTCGTCAAGGGCAACGCGCTCGCGACGGGCCGGATGCCGGTCGGCGACCGCGAGGTCGACCTCGCCGATATCTCGGTGCCGACGCTCGTCTTCGCGGGCAACACCGACGGCATCGCGCCGCTCCCGGCCGTGCGCGCCGTGGTGCCGCTGCTGACCGGCTCGCCCGAGGTGCGCTTCGAGGTCGTCCCCGGCGGCCACCTCGGCATGCTCACCGGCCGGGCGGCTCGAGCGACGACCTGGACCGCGATCGACGAGTGGGTCTCGCGGTGGTCGCGCGGACCGCTCCCCGCGACCGCCCCGCCGGCACCGAGCGCCCGGGCCACCACGAAGCCGGCCCCCCGGAGCACGAGCAGCGCAGCGGCTGCGAAGAAGGCCGCGAACAAGAAGGCCGGCACGAGGACGCCGGCCACCAAGGCGGCAGCGAAGAAGGCGGCTGCCACGAAGAAGGCCACGAAGAAGGCCACGAAGAAGGCCACGAAGAAGGCCGCGAAGAAGGCCACGAAGAAGGCCGCCGGCTCCGCCCCCGCGGCCGGCGCGATCGGCTCCAACCCGACGCGCCGCTACGGCTCGGCGGGCTCCCGCGCGCTGGGTGGACGATGA